A single Triticum dicoccoides isolate Atlit2015 ecotype Zavitan chromosome 2A, WEW_v2.0, whole genome shotgun sequence DNA region contains:
- the LOC119353684 gene encoding uncharacterized protein LOC119353684 has protein sequence MSSSNQEDHDEDAPLVRDPAASSSSSRHHRPSASSSSAVGEVPVSQSLIKAASNVCFSFFVLAVLAVTVVAVTYQPPDPWLQSSAAITTSLARVLPNSSFLLPDDSLLPTGEDFPSPSPSSDAADQAQAAVPSGINATAGTCDPDAPLNCTDPRVLAAVKAFNAKAFFRRSIVFLSYEAPVRGPKPGQCDVAWRFRNRREKSWRRYRDYRRFELAPADGCALDITKVGKFRSGKNAARPPRPKGPKKPRVAAPPVDAEINDTIPLVGSEAEFRRGKYLYYMRGGDHCKSMNQFIWSFLCGLGEAKFLNRTFVMDLNMCLSGAHTEDGKDVDGKDFRYYFDFEHLKESVSLVEEGDFLKDWRRWDKKKGPGRISVRKVPTYKVTPMQLKRDKSNIIWRQFNGHEPENYWYRVCEGRAAKVIQRPWYAIWKSKRLMNIVTEIAGRMDWDYDGLHVVRGWKAMNKKMYPNLDADTSPDAIVDKVTKLIKPWRNLYIATNEPFYNYFDKLRSHYHVHLLDDYKELWSNTSEWYNETTAINNGKDLPFDAYMKVIVDTEVFYRSKAKVETFNNLTRDCKDGINTCNL, from the coding sequence ATGTCCTCCTCCAACCAGGAGGATCACGACGAGGACGCGCCCCTCGTCCGcgacccggccgcctcctcctcctcctcccgccaccACCgcccctccgcctcctcctcctccgccgtcgGCGAGGTGCCCGTCTCGCAGTCGCTCATCAAGGCGGCCAGCAACGTGTGCTTCTCCTTCTTCGTGCTCGCCGTGCTCGCCGtcaccgtcgtcgccgtcacctACCAGCCGCCCGACCCCTGGCTCCAGTCCTCCGCCGCCATCACCACCTCCCTCGCCCGCGTCCTCCCCaactcctccttcctcctccccgacgactcgctcctccccaccggcgaggacttcccctccccctccccctcctccgacGCCGCCGACCAGGCCCAGGCCGCCGTTCCCTCGGGCATCAACGCCACCGCGGGCACCTGCGACCCGGACGCCCCGCTCAACTGCACCGACCCgcgcgtgctcgccgccgtcaagGCCTTCAACGCCAAGGCCTTCTTCCGCAGGTCCATCGTCTTCCTCAGCTACGAGGCGCCCGTGCGCGGCCCCAAGCCCGGCCAGTGCGACGTCGCCTGGCGCTTCCGGAACCGCCGCGAGAAGTCCTGGCGCCGCTACAGGGACTACCGCCGCTTCGAGCTCGCCCCCGCCGACGGGTGCGCGCTCGACATCACCAAGGTCGGCAAGTTCAGGTCGGGGAAGAACGCGGCTCGCCCGCCGCGCCCCAAGGGCCCCAAGAAGCCGCGCGTCGCGGCGCCGCCGGTGGACGCGGAGATCAACGACACGATCCCCCTCGTTGGGTCGGAGGCGGAGTTCAGGAGAGGCAAGTACCTCTACTACATGAGAGGCGGTGACCACTGCAAGAGCATGAACCAGTTCATCTGGAGCTTCCTCTGCGGGCTCGGCGAGGCCAAGTTCCTCAACCGGACGTTCGTGATGGATCTGAACATGTGCTTGTCCGGGGCTCACACAGAGGACGGCAAGGATGTGGATGGCAAGGATTTTAGGTACTATTTTGATTTCGAGCACCTCAAGGAGTCGGTGTCTCTGGTGGAGGAAGGGGACTTCTTGAAGGACTGGCGGCGCTGGGACAAGAAGAAGGGTCCGGGCCGGATCTCGGTGCGGAAGGTGCCCACATACAAGGTGACACCAATGCAGCTGAAGAGGGACAAGAGCAACATCATTTGGAGGCAGTTTAATGGGCATGAGCCTGAGAACTACTGGTACAGGGTCTGCGAGGGGCGAGCTGCCAAGGTCATCCAGAGGCCTTGGTATGCTATTTGGAAGTCCAAGAGGCTGATGAACATTGTGACTGAGATCGCAGGCAGGATGGATTGGGACTACGATGGTTTGCATGTGGTCCGAGGGTGGAAGGCAATGAACAAGAAGATGTATCCAAACTTGGACGCGGACACATCACCCGACGCGATCGTAGATAAGGTGACCAAGCTTATCAAGCCGTGGCGGAACCTCTACATCGCAACCAATGAGCCATTCTACAACTACTTCGACAAGCTCAGGTCACACTACCATGTGCATTTGCTTGATGATTATAAGGAGCTTTGGTCGAATACGAGCGAGTGGTACAACGAGACGACAGCGATCAATAATGGGAAGGACTTGCCGTTCGATGCGTACATGAAGGTGATTGTAGACACTGAGGTATTCTACAGATCAAAGGCAAAGGTTGAAACGTTTAACAACCTGACGAGAGATTGCAAAGATGGAATCAACACGTGCAATTTGTGA